From Parasphaerochaeta coccoides DSM 17374, a single genomic window includes:
- the iolE gene encoding myo-inosose-2 dehydratase has translation MSDDAIRLGIAPIGWTNDDLPELGGEIPFEQCVSEMALAGFSGCEVGNKYPKDPAVLKKALGLRGLSICNAWFSMYLTSRPYEEVEKDFLAHCDFLHAMGAKVVGVAEQGNSIQGRQDLPVFDKKPFFSESQWKQVSEGLNRLGEAALKKDIRLTYHHHMGTGVQTTEEIDRLMESTDPELVGLLYDCGHIAFSGENPVDSLKKWLPRIWHVHLKDVRKERREKAIAEKWSFLTCVKNGVFTVPGDGSISFEPIFKELITRGYSGWWVVEAEQDPAKANPLEYALKARSFIRDKAGV, from the coding sequence ATGAGTGATGACGCAATCAGATTGGGCATAGCCCCTATTGGATGGACGAATGATGATTTGCCTGAGCTTGGCGGGGAGATACCTTTTGAACAATGCGTGAGTGAAATGGCTCTGGCAGGTTTTTCAGGGTGTGAAGTAGGGAACAAGTATCCGAAGGATCCTGCGGTCTTGAAAAAAGCGCTTGGACTCCGTGGGCTTTCCATCTGTAACGCATGGTTCAGTATGTATCTGACTTCCAGGCCGTATGAAGAAGTCGAGAAAGATTTCCTGGCTCATTGTGATTTCCTCCATGCCATGGGAGCAAAGGTGGTGGGGGTGGCCGAGCAAGGGAATTCCATCCAGGGTCGTCAGGATCTTCCTGTGTTTGATAAGAAGCCTTTCTTTTCCGAAAGCCAATGGAAGCAGGTTTCCGAAGGTCTCAACAGGCTGGGTGAAGCAGCTTTGAAGAAAGATATCCGCCTTACATACCATCATCATATGGGAACTGGGGTACAGACGACCGAAGAAATCGACAGATTGATGGAATCGACTGATCCGGAGCTTGTCGGATTGTTGTACGACTGCGGACATATTGCCTTCTCCGGTGAAAATCCCGTGGATTCCTTGAAAAAGTGGCTTCCCCGCATCTGGCATGTACATCTGAAAGATGTCCGCAAGGAACGCAGGGAAAAAGCCATTGCGGAGAAATGGTCTTTCCTGACATGCGTGAAGAACGGTGTCTTCACTGTCCCCGGAGACGGCAGCATATCCTTTGAACCGATCTTCAAGGAGCTGATCACACGAGGATACTCCGGATGGTGGGTGGTCGAGGCGGAACAGGATCCGGCCAAGGCCAATCCATTGGAATATGCGCTCAAGGCGCGTTCCTTCATCAGGGATAAGGCCGGAGTTTAG
- a CDS encoding type II glyceraldehyde-3-phosphate dehydrogenase — MKKIKVGVAGYGVIGQRLADGVALQGDMELVGVADVAPTLSVKALKEKGMPYKFFTAAPERQAELEAAGIPVSGDLDDLVRQSDIMLDATSAGVGAKNKLLYEKYGKKAIFQGGEKNTVADVFFHGYANYEKGVGADFLKLTSCNTTGLIRAVDCLDRAVGVEKVAITIIRRVADPGDYHRGLTNALQIDKAPSHQALDLMTIMPHVEATGILVHTPVTHGHIITVVLTPKKDISVAEALMYFDGHPRIRLVSIDEGFQGNASLFRYARDLGNPRGDMYEIAIWRDSIVKSGRDIMFAINIPQEAVVIPENIDAIRASMKMQLTRDEGTAETNTYLGIGKWKIS; from the coding sequence ATGAAAAAAATTAAAGTCGGAGTTGCAGGATATGGCGTGATAGGGCAACGTCTCGCTGATGGTGTCGCACTCCAGGGAGATATGGAGCTTGTTGGTGTTGCCGATGTAGCCCCTACGCTTAGCGTGAAGGCGTTGAAAGAAAAGGGGATGCCCTACAAGTTCTTTACGGCTGCTCCTGAAAGACAGGCTGAACTTGAGGCCGCCGGTATTCCTGTCAGCGGCGACCTTGATGATTTGGTCAGACAGTCGGACATCATGCTTGACGCGACCAGTGCCGGCGTCGGCGCAAAGAACAAGCTTCTCTACGAGAAGTACGGGAAGAAAGCAATATTCCAGGGCGGAGAAAAGAACACTGTCGCCGATGTTTTTTTCCATGGATATGCGAATTATGAAAAAGGAGTGGGAGCTGATTTCCTCAAGCTGACATCGTGCAATACGACAGGGTTGATCAGAGCTGTCGATTGCCTGGACAGGGCGGTCGGCGTGGAGAAAGTCGCCATTACAATCATACGGAGGGTCGCCGATCCTGGTGATTATCATCGGGGACTGACGAACGCCTTGCAGATTGACAAGGCTCCAAGCCACCAGGCGCTCGACCTCATGACCATCATGCCGCATGTCGAAGCAACAGGAATCCTTGTCCATACTCCAGTCACTCATGGTCATATCATCACCGTTGTTCTGACTCCAAAGAAAGACATCAGTGTTGCGGAAGCTCTCATGTATTTTGACGGACATCCTCGTATCAGGCTTGTCTCGATAGATGAAGGTTTCCAGGGAAACGCCAGTCTGTTCCGCTATGCGCGTGACTTGGGAAATCCACGGGGTGACATGTATGAAATTGCAATCTGGCGTGATTCGATAGTCAAAAGCGGTCGGGACATCATGTTTGCCATCAACATCCCGCAGGAAGCGGTCGTCATTCCTGAAAACATAGATGCCATCCGTGCGTCCATGAAAATGCAGCTTACACGGGACGAGGGAACTGCCGAGACAAACACATATCTGGGGATTGGAAAATGGAAGATTTCGTAA
- a CDS encoding phosphoglycerate kinase, whose amino-acid sequence MEDFVKINTLDDFDFSGRTVLFRPDINSPLDPKTKRIANINRLEKAALTLRELLEKGAKVALIAHQGDTLDYQNLIPLEEHAAILERMTGHPVAYSDDVCGPAAVQAVKKLKKGEAVVLGNLRYLSEEVTAFEKEVKLEPKGMFDTWLVRSLTPVVDFYVNDAFAAAHRNCPSMVAFQELLPTSGGRQLIAEYTALSKVTAHPAHPCVFVLGGGKISDAFGMMRNVLESGTADKILTAGITGLVMALADGIDLGHATMKFLEDRDLIGFIEEARQLLSAWGDKFMYPEDLAYEQDGKRQETSVSSLSPLSPELKDKLFPDIGQRTIEKYQRELSMSATIFVNGPAGVYEDERWALGTQEIWQAIASSPGYTVVGGGDTINAASRFTDLQDFSYVCTAGGAMVRFLAGKKLPLIVAMEKAYVPPEVLETVRKTLG is encoded by the coding sequence ATGGAAGATTTCGTAAAAATCAATACCTTGGATGATTTTGATTTTTCAGGGCGGACGGTTCTTTTCCGTCCTGACATCAACTCTCCCCTTGACCCCAAGACCAAGCGTATCGCCAACATCAACAGGCTTGAAAAAGCGGCTCTGACCTTGCGGGAGCTTCTGGAAAAAGGTGCGAAGGTCGCTCTGATAGCCCATCAGGGAGATACCTTGGATTATCAGAATCTTATACCGCTGGAAGAACATGCCGCCATACTGGAGCGGATGACCGGACATCCTGTTGCGTATAGTGATGATGTCTGCGGTCCCGCGGCGGTTCAGGCTGTCAAAAAATTGAAAAAAGGAGAGGCTGTCGTCCTGGGGAATCTCAGGTATCTGAGCGAAGAAGTCACGGCTTTTGAGAAGGAAGTCAAACTGGAGCCGAAGGGAATGTTCGATACATGGCTTGTCCGTTCACTTACCCCGGTCGTGGACTTTTATGTGAATGATGCTTTTGCGGCCGCTCATCGGAACTGTCCTTCCATGGTAGCGTTCCAGGAATTACTTCCCACGTCTGGTGGACGACAGCTTATAGCGGAATATACGGCGCTTTCCAAAGTCACCGCGCATCCTGCGCATCCCTGTGTCTTTGTTCTTGGCGGCGGTAAGATTTCTGATGCTTTCGGCATGATGAGGAATGTCCTGGAATCGGGAACCGCGGACAAAATACTGACGGCGGGAATCACAGGACTTGTCATGGCGCTGGCAGATGGCATAGATCTGGGTCATGCGACGATGAAATTCCTTGAGGACAGGGATCTCATAGGTTTCATTGAAGAAGCCCGCCAGCTTCTTTCGGCGTGGGGAGATAAATTCATGTATCCGGAAGACCTTGCCTATGAACAGGACGGCAAAAGGCAGGAAACATCAGTATCTTCTCTTTCGCCTCTTTCGCCGGAACTGAAAGACAAGCTTTTTCCTGATATAGGTCAGAGGACAATTGAGAAATACCAGCGGGAACTCTCCATGAGCGCGACAATCTTTGTCAATGGCCCTGCGGGAGTCTATGAGGATGAACGGTGGGCGTTGGGAACTCAGGAAATCTGGCAGGCCATTGCGTCTTCTCCGGGATATACCGTAGTCGGGGGAGGAGACACGATTAACGCCGCGTCACGTTTCACGGACTTGCAGGATTTCTCCTATGTTTGTACTGCCGGTGGGGCGATGGTCAGATTCCTTGCGGGAAAAAAGTTGCCGCTTATCGTCGCCATGGAAAAAGCCTACGTTCCTCCTGAAGTCCTTGAAACCGTGAGAAAAACACTGGGATGA
- the larA gene encoding nickel-dependent lactate racemase produces MIHIQYVKKDIAVDIKKENLLGVFEPNAVDEPSDISEAIRNALFAPYGGPDFNGFLEGAKTVLLVINDATRPTPSGTIIATLLPLLERYGITEKSGLGILIATGAHRGATDEEFGQLFGSLAARLKNCCISHDSQDVDELVNLGVTRNGTPIILNKRLFLFDRIIIIGSVEPHYFAGFTGGRKAFLPGVAGYETIVANHRLALSEKAQSLALEGNPVHEDMMDALRHISAPVFSIMSVLDKEQGIAAVTAGDITDSFHAAVDVAKKVFCVKIPRKADIVISVAKFPMDINLYQSQKAIDNGAHAVKDGGILILVSACREGIGGKTFADLLARSSSPEDALERISREYKLGYHKAAKMAAIMQRMTVFAVTNLDAGLQESLFLTPVGTVQEAITKAIGVMHDKGIDTPQVIVFPDGCVTIPVEE; encoded by the coding sequence ATGATACACATTCAATATGTGAAGAAGGACATTGCGGTCGATATAAAAAAGGAAAATCTCCTGGGGGTGTTTGAGCCTAATGCTGTGGATGAGCCGTCAGATATCTCCGAGGCCATCCGCAATGCCTTGTTCGCTCCATACGGAGGACCGGACTTCAATGGGTTCCTTGAAGGGGCGAAGACAGTCCTTCTTGTCATCAATGACGCGACACGCCCTACGCCGTCAGGAACGATCATCGCGACGCTTCTTCCTCTGCTGGAACGGTATGGCATCACCGAGAAAAGCGGGCTTGGCATACTTATTGCCACCGGTGCCCATCGGGGAGCCACGGATGAAGAATTCGGGCAGTTGTTCGGTTCTTTGGCCGCACGCCTGAAAAACTGTTGTATATCTCATGATTCCCAGGATGTGGATGAGCTTGTGAATCTGGGGGTCACGCGCAACGGAACGCCCATCATTTTGAACAAAAGGTTGTTCCTGTTTGACAGAATCATCATTATCGGAAGTGTCGAGCCACATTATTTCGCCGGTTTCACAGGCGGCCGCAAGGCTTTCCTGCCCGGTGTCGCCGGATATGAGACCATAGTTGCAAACCATAGGCTTGCATTGTCTGAAAAAGCTCAGTCGCTGGCATTGGAAGGCAATCCTGTACATGAAGATATGATGGATGCCCTGCGCCATATTTCCGCGCCTGTGTTTTCCATCATGTCTGTTCTTGATAAGGAACAGGGAATTGCGGCTGTCACGGCGGGAGACATCACTGATTCATTCCATGCCGCGGTGGATGTCGCCAAAAAGGTTTTCTGCGTGAAGATTCCCCGGAAAGCGGACATTGTCATATCTGTTGCCAAATTTCCCATGGACATCAATCTGTATCAGTCCCAGAAAGCGATTGACAATGGAGCGCATGCGGTAAAAGACGGAGGCATCCTGATTTTGGTATCCGCTTGCAGGGAAGGGATTGGGGGCAAGACTTTTGCTGATCTTCTTGCCCGTTCTTCTTCTCCGGAAGATGCGTTGGAGAGGATAAGTCGGGAATACAAGCTGGGTTATCACAAGGCTGCAAAGATGGCTGCCATCATGCAGCGGATGACGGTTTTTGCCGTTACGAATCTGGATGCCGGGCTTCAGGAAAGTCTTTTTCTGACACCGGTCGGCACTGTCCAGGAAGCAATCACCAAGGCAATCGGGGTCATGCATGACAAAGGCATTGATACACCTCAGGTCATTGTTTTTCCTGATGGCTGCGTGACTATCCCTGTGGAAGAATAA
- the leuS gene encoding leucine--tRNA ligase, which translates to MSTYSFNEIEKKWQKFWEEHKTFLAKEDPSFPPEKRQYVLDMFPYPSAEGLHVGHPEGYTATDIYCRFLRMNGYNVLHPMGFDSFGLPAETYALKTGIHPRVTTEASIANFRKQIKSLGFSYDWDREISTHEPEYYRWTQWIFEQLYKMGLAYESEMPVNWCSHDNAVLSNEEVKEGRCERCGTPVIRRNIRQWVLKITAYADRLIDDLDGLDWPESVKQMQRNWIGRSEGASVFFKVDGHNENLEVYTTRCDTLFGATYMVISPEHPLVGKLTAPDRKKEVEAYIHQAAHKSDLERTDLAKDKTGVFSGSYAVNPVNGERIPIWIADYVLISYGTGAIMAVPAHDTRDWEFAKKFNLPIIEVLKGEGDVQEAAWIEDGIHVNSGFLDGLDKEDAIATMLSWLEKNKLGHKTTNYKLRDWIFSRQRYWGEPIPLVHTRDGAVELIPENQLPLLLPEIERYQPASTGESPLANVTEWVETQSPVDGSPARRETNTMPQWAGSCWYFLRYLDPHNSERFVSKEAEEYWMPVDLYVGGAEHAVLHLLYARFWHKVLYDLGHVSTKEPFQRLVNQGMITSFAYQRPDKSLVPTDMVEELPDGSFMEKQTGIALERVIAKMSKSLKNVINPDDIVREYGADTMRMYEMFMGPLRESKPWATTSLIGIWRFLDRIWRLHEDRAISEEAPSAELLKTLHKTIKKVTTDTEALNFNTAISQMMVLVNEMYKCDVLPREVWESLLLLLSPYVPHIAEELWERAGHTPSIAYASWPTYAEELTQDDEVELVIQVNGKLRARVVVAKGLSRDEALATARANEVVKGWIEGKPIVKEIFVQDKLVNIVVKG; encoded by the coding sequence ATGAGCACATATTCTTTCAATGAAATAGAAAAAAAATGGCAGAAGTTCTGGGAAGAACACAAGACCTTCCTTGCAAAAGAAGACCCTTCTTTTCCCCCGGAGAAACGTCAGTATGTTCTTGACATGTTTCCCTATCCTTCGGCAGAAGGACTCCATGTCGGACATCCGGAAGGCTACACTGCCACGGACATCTACTGCCGCTTCCTGCGGATGAACGGATACAACGTCCTCCATCCCATGGGCTTCGATTCCTTCGGTCTGCCCGCCGAGACATATGCGCTCAAAACGGGAATACATCCCCGCGTCACCACTGAAGCCAGCATTGCCAACTTCCGCAAGCAAATCAAGAGCCTGGGATTCTCCTACGACTGGGACAGGGAAATCTCCACCCATGAACCGGAATACTATAGATGGACCCAGTGGATATTTGAGCAACTGTACAAGATGGGGCTGGCCTATGAGTCCGAAATGCCGGTTAACTGGTGTTCCCACGACAACGCCGTCCTGTCCAATGAAGAAGTGAAGGAAGGCCGGTGCGAACGCTGCGGGACACCTGTCATCCGCCGTAACATCCGCCAATGGGTACTGAAGATTACCGCCTACGCTGACAGGCTCATTGACGACCTGGATGGCTTGGACTGGCCTGAATCCGTGAAGCAAATGCAGCGCAATTGGATTGGCCGTTCAGAGGGAGCTTCCGTCTTTTTCAAGGTTGATGGTCACAATGAGAACCTGGAAGTCTACACGACCCGCTGCGATACTCTTTTCGGCGCAACGTACATGGTCATTTCCCCTGAACATCCACTGGTCGGGAAACTGACGGCTCCTGACCGGAAAAAAGAAGTTGAAGCATATATCCATCAAGCCGCCCACAAGAGCGACCTGGAAAGAACCGACCTTGCAAAGGACAAGACCGGTGTCTTTTCCGGCAGCTATGCCGTCAATCCCGTCAACGGAGAACGCATCCCCATATGGATTGCTGACTACGTACTGATTTCCTATGGCACCGGAGCTATCATGGCAGTACCCGCCCATGATACACGGGACTGGGAATTTGCAAAGAAGTTTAATCTCCCCATAATCGAAGTCCTCAAGGGAGAAGGAGATGTACAGGAAGCGGCATGGATCGAGGACGGCATCCATGTGAACAGTGGTTTCCTCGACGGCCTGGATAAAGAAGACGCCATAGCCACCATGCTTTCATGGCTGGAAAAAAATAAACTGGGACACAAGACGACCAACTACAAACTGCGCGACTGGATTTTCAGTCGGCAACGATATTGGGGAGAGCCTATCCCCCTCGTCCATACCCGTGATGGCGCCGTAGAACTGATTCCTGAGAACCAATTGCCCCTGCTTCTTCCTGAAATAGAGCGTTACCAACCCGCAAGCACCGGAGAGAGTCCTTTGGCAAATGTGACCGAGTGGGTGGAAACCCAAAGCCCGGTCGACGGCTCCCCAGCCCGACGCGAGACCAATACCATGCCCCAGTGGGCAGGATCATGCTGGTATTTCCTCCGCTATCTCGATCCTCACAATTCCGAACGGTTCGTCAGCAAGGAAGCCGAGGAATATTGGATGCCGGTAGACTTGTACGTAGGAGGAGCAGAACATGCCGTCCTGCACCTGCTCTATGCCCGCTTCTGGCACAAGGTTCTCTACGACCTGGGACACGTCTCCACCAAGGAACCTTTCCAGCGGCTGGTGAATCAAGGCATGATTACTTCATTCGCCTATCAGCGTCCTGACAAAAGCCTGGTTCCGACGGACATGGTTGAAGAACTGCCCGACGGCTCCTTCATGGAAAAGCAAACCGGCATTGCGCTGGAGAGAGTCATAGCCAAGATGTCCAAGAGCTTGAAGAATGTCATCAATCCTGACGACATTGTGCGTGAATATGGCGCCGACACCATGCGGATGTACGAGATGTTCATGGGGCCTTTGAGAGAATCGAAGCCATGGGCTACCACGAGCCTGATTGGTATTTGGCGTTTCCTTGACCGTATCTGGAGACTCCATGAAGATCGTGCCATTTCCGAGGAAGCTCCTTCCGCTGAATTGCTCAAGACCCTGCATAAGACAATCAAGAAAGTGACGACCGATACGGAAGCCCTGAACTTCAACACGGCGATCAGTCAGATGATGGTACTGGTCAATGAGATGTACAAGTGTGATGTCCTCCCCCGCGAGGTATGGGAGAGCTTGCTCCTGTTGCTTTCCCCTTATGTACCCCATATCGCTGAAGAATTGTGGGAAAGAGCCGGACACACGCCATCCATTGCCTACGCAAGCTGGCCGACCTATGCCGAGGAACTGACTCAAGACGATGAGGTTGAACTGGTCATCCAAGTGAACGGGAAACTCCGCGCGCGCGTGGTCGTTGCCAAAGGACTGTCCCGTGACGAGGCTTTGGCGACCGCCCGTGCAAATGAGGTAGTCAAGGGCTGGATTGAGGGCAAACCCATCGTCAAGGAAATCTTTGTCCAGGACAAGCTGGTCAACATAGTGGTGAAGGGATAA
- a CDS encoding Fic family protein → MRTFDYQETQTQLLTSEIVQMLTHIHECKGRQDLYIEAYADSLTTLLAVAKIQSTGASNRIEGIHTSDARLRELVQQKAEPRNRSEQEIAGYREVLSTIHESYDYMTPRPNVILQLHRDLYHFSPSAIGGIYKNSDNVIAEIDQEGKERVRFIPVPAYQTAEAMDQLCEAFFKAWENAAYDKLLLIPMFILDFLCIHPFNDGNGRMSRLLTLLLYYKAGYIVGKYISLEMLIEKTKETYYEALQDSSANWHAGKNTYEPFVKYYLGILTGAYSEFENRVAHLKYRNLSKPDRIKAVVDRSTGKITKKEIMDICPDISKVTIERTLTQLVKDGFLIKAGAGSTSGYVVNRK, encoded by the coding sequence ATGAGAACCTTTGATTATCAGGAAACCCAGACACAGCTTCTTACCTCTGAAATAGTGCAGATGCTCACGCATATCCATGAGTGCAAAGGTCGACAAGATCTCTATATTGAAGCCTATGCTGATTCCCTGACAACCCTTCTTGCGGTTGCAAAAATACAGAGCACCGGCGCATCCAACAGGATTGAAGGAATCCATACGTCAGATGCACGGCTTCGGGAACTGGTACAGCAGAAAGCCGAGCCGAGAAACCGTTCAGAACAGGAAATCGCAGGCTATCGGGAAGTCTTGTCCACCATCCACGAAAGCTATGACTACATGACTCCCCGCCCCAATGTCATTCTCCAACTTCATAGGGATCTCTACCATTTCAGCCCATCCGCAATTGGTGGCATCTATAAGAATTCAGACAACGTGATTGCAGAGATAGATCAGGAGGGCAAAGAAAGGGTTCGCTTCATTCCTGTCCCTGCCTATCAGACAGCGGAGGCCATGGATCAGCTCTGCGAAGCTTTTTTTAAAGCCTGGGAAAATGCTGCCTATGACAAGTTATTGCTGATTCCTATGTTCATACTTGATTTCTTGTGCATACACCCATTCAATGATGGTAACGGACGTATGAGCAGGCTTCTGACTCTACTTCTGTATTATAAGGCCGGTTACATCGTGGGGAAATATATCAGCCTTGAGATGCTCATTGAAAAGACAAAGGAAACATATTATGAAGCCTTGCAGGATTCATCGGCAAACTGGCATGCAGGAAAGAATACTTACGAGCCTTTTGTGAAATACTACCTGGGAATTCTCACAGGGGCATACTCTGAGTTCGAAAACCGGGTAGCCCATCTGAAATACAGGAATCTGTCAAAACCAGATAGGATCAAGGCCGTAGTGGACAGGTCTACAGGAAAGATAACAAAGAAAGAAATCATGGATATCTGCCCGGATATAAGCAAAGTCACTATTGAAAGAACCCTCACCCAGCTGGTGAAAGATGGTTTCCTCATAAAAGCAGGAGCAGGTTCGACAAGTGGATATGTAGTGAACAGGAAATAA
- a CDS encoding formate/nitrite transporter family protein yields MEIHDTSLNAILHAGEHKVNVLGHDPAASVSAAMLAGVFVGLGMFLIYTIGGYLNASGITHYKILMGVSFGIALSLVMLLDGNLFTGNTMLATAGLLAGKMKVRQAVKLCVWSWLGNFAGSTLLAILFLFADTTHGSVRQFFIDGAMAKMTVPAVNIFFKGVLCNFLVCFATLSAIKLKEETARLIMIFWCLFAFITTGYEHSVANMSFFSAAWLLSGRTIPLISIGHGLLWSTVGNAVGGILVAVAYYVIGRKNLERPASE; encoded by the coding sequence ATGGAAATCCACGACACCAGTCTCAATGCCATCCTTCATGCCGGCGAGCATAAAGTTAATGTCCTGGGACACGACCCTGCTGCGTCAGTTTCAGCAGCCATGTTGGCGGGCGTTTTCGTCGGGCTGGGCATGTTCCTGATTTATACGATAGGTGGCTATCTCAATGCTTCCGGCATCACGCATTACAAAATACTGATGGGCGTTTCGTTTGGCATCGCCCTAAGCTTAGTGATGCTCCTTGACGGAAATCTCTTTACCGGAAACACCATGCTTGCCACCGCCGGACTCCTGGCTGGGAAGATGAAGGTCAGGCAGGCTGTGAAGCTCTGCGTCTGGAGCTGGCTGGGCAACTTCGCCGGATCAACTCTACTTGCCATTCTGTTCCTTTTTGCCGATACCACCCATGGCAGCGTGCGGCAGTTCTTCATTGACGGAGCCATGGCAAAGATGACGGTTCCCGCGGTGAATATCTTCTTCAAAGGAGTGCTGTGCAACTTCTTGGTCTGCTTTGCTACGCTCAGCGCCATCAAACTTAAGGAAGAGACAGCCCGCCTCATCATGATATTCTGGTGTCTTTTCGCCTTTATCACTACAGGCTATGAACATTCGGTGGCCAACATGTCGTTCTTCAGCGCAGCATGGCTCCTTTCCGGCAGAACCATCCCTTTGATCAGCATTGGCCATGGCCTTTTGTGGTCTACGGTGGGGAACGCTGTAGGAGGAATACTGGTCGCCGTGGCGTATTATGTAATCGGCAGGAAAAACCTTGAACGCCCTGCGTCGGAGTAA
- a CDS encoding SAM-dependent methyltransferase — protein MATSKRNTADSYTLRARKEGYPARSVYKLEEIQKVFRIIRPGAKVLDVGAAPGSWTLYVHREILKGKGSIVAVDLNPLSLNPLPPSVMEFTGDAFSEDIRSLLVVNGPYDAIISDAAPMTTGNRMVDVARSENLAESVLSLAREHLKPHGNLVIKIFQGGGHNAVLADVKKYFIKSKTFKPAACRSDSFETYIIGLDLKKEVMEKG, from the coding sequence ATGGCGACCAGTAAGAGAAACACAGCGGATTCCTACACATTGAGAGCCCGCAAGGAAGGCTATCCCGCACGCTCAGTGTACAAGCTGGAAGAAATCCAGAAGGTTTTCCGCATCATCAGACCGGGAGCGAAAGTCCTGGATGTCGGGGCAGCACCCGGTTCATGGACTCTCTACGTCCACCGGGAAATACTCAAGGGAAAAGGTTCCATAGTCGCCGTTGACCTGAATCCTCTTTCCCTCAATCCCCTGCCCCCTTCAGTCATGGAATTTACTGGCGATGCATTCAGTGAAGATATCCGCTCTCTTTTGGTAGTAAATGGGCCGTATGATGCCATCATCAGCGATGCAGCGCCAATGACAACAGGCAATAGGATGGTCGATGTGGCGCGCAGCGAAAACTTGGCGGAAAGTGTTCTGTCTCTTGCCCGTGAACACCTGAAACCCCATGGCAACCTGGTGATCAAGATTTTCCAGGGAGGCGGACACAATGCCGTGCTTGCCGATGTGAAGAAATATTTCATCAAAAGCAAGACTTTCAAGCCTGCGGCGTGTCGTTCTGATTCATTTGAAACCTACATCATCGGACTGGATCTAAAGAAAGAAGTAATGGAAAAAGGGTGA
- a CDS encoding GTP-binding protein has protein sequence MPRKKLPVTVLSGFLGAGKTSLLNHILTSRHGLKIAVIVNDLSEVNIDALVLQGQDVSRSSDTLIQMQNGCICCTLRSDLMDQIDKLAARQEFDYLLIEASGVSDPLTIAQPFLGEDGKMRASRKGAVLDTIVTVVDASTFMRMFNSHDLDEYPDLGILLSNQIEFADIVILNKTDLTTEQSLRELEEYLGVVNSRARIIRTHHGIVPLEDVVGTGRFDFGSALDSAAWEERIASQESMDDEHHHHEDDDNHDEDCSCGHCHEHAHHHEEGHELGGFGITSMTYKARRPFHPVRLKKFLLEGMPGLLRAKGYVWMAGDSMRAWFLTLAGSTLFSEPQAYWWAAVPEQIPDDADFKKFLAAMWEEPFGDRRQEIVFIGRAWDKAELRRRLDEVLLTDEEMKQKNVWRSWFESLDPADQNYIMGSVASAGQQAGFHPGRNML, from the coding sequence ATGCCGCGCAAGAAACTGCCCGTCACGGTTCTGTCGGGCTTCCTTGGAGCTGGAAAAACCAGCCTTCTCAACCACATACTGACCTCCCGGCACGGACTCAAGATTGCCGTCATTGTCAACGACCTTTCCGAAGTGAACATTGACGCCCTTGTCCTACAGGGACAGGATGTTTCACGCTCCTCGGACACCCTGATACAGATGCAAAACGGATGCATATGCTGCACCCTGCGTTCTGACCTGATGGATCAGATAGACAAGCTGGCTGCCCGTCAGGAGTTTGACTATCTCCTCATTGAAGCCTCCGGCGTCTCCGATCCCCTGACCATCGCCCAGCCCTTCCTGGGAGAAGACGGAAAGATGAGGGCATCACGCAAAGGAGCCGTGCTGGATACAATTGTTACCGTCGTGGACGCTTCGACTTTCATGCGGATGTTCAATTCCCATGACCTGGATGAATACCCCGACCTGGGCATCCTGCTCTCCAACCAGATAGAATTTGCCGATATAGTCATCCTGAACAAAACCGACTTGACGACCGAACAGTCTCTCAGGGAACTTGAGGAATACTTGGGCGTGGTAAACTCACGCGCCCGTATCATCCGTACTCACCATGGCATCGTGCCTCTTGAGGATGTTGTCGGAACCGGTCGGTTTGATTTCGGTTCTGCTCTGGATTCCGCCGCATGGGAGGAACGAATCGCCTCACAGGAAAGCATGGATGATGAACACCATCATCATGAAGACGACGATAATCATGACGAAGACTGTTCCTGCGGACACTGCCATGAACACGCTCATCACCATGAGGAAGGTCATGAATTGGGCGGGTTCGGCATAACCAGCATGACGTACAAAGCCCGCCGGCCTTTCCACCCTGTCCGCTTGAAAAAATTCCTCCTTGAAGGAATGCCGGGATTGCTTCGCGCAAAAGGGTATGTCTGGATGGCGGGAGACTCAATGCGGGCATGGTTTCTCACCCTCGCCGGCTCAACCTTGTTCTCTGAACCACAGGCATACTGGTGGGCAGCAGTTCCCGAACAAATACCGGACGATGCAGATTTCAAGAAGTTCCTTGCTGCCATGTGGGAAGAACCCTTCGGCGACCGCCGTCAGGAAATTGTGTTCATCGGCCGCGCATGGGACAAAGCGGAACTACGCAGACGTCTGGATGAAGTTCTCCTGACCGATGAAGAAATGAAGCAGAAGAACGTATGGCGCTCATGGTTCGAGAGCTTGGATCCTGCCGACCAGAACTACATCATGGGAAGCGTCGCGTCAGCAGGGCAACAAGCGGGTTTCCACCCCGGACGCAACATGCTATAG